In one Vibrio sp. VB16 genomic region, the following are encoded:
- a CDS encoding TRAP transporter small permease subunit, with product MKDSKSQLSSPEEMPKNRLDKFIAQTSELLSLFFVFTVVISFYEVLSRYLFNSPTIWVHETASFLGGALFAIGGIYALATDKHVRVVLIYDLVSQRTRHYLNIFHHIAGLIFSGLLSYAAFQMVESAWFTPWGEFHLETSGTAWNPPFPALLKGIILLTVCLMFVQFILHLINEIQELRKAKDV from the coding sequence ATGAAAGACTCAAAATCTCAGCTCTCTTCACCTGAAGAAATGCCCAAAAACAGACTCGATAAATTTATTGCACAGACAAGTGAATTGCTAAGCTTATTTTTTGTATTTACCGTTGTTATCTCTTTTTATGAAGTCCTTAGCCGCTACCTTTTTAACTCACCCACAATATGGGTGCATGAAACAGCGTCCTTTTTAGGTGGTGCTCTGTTCGCTATTGGTGGAATCTATGCACTTGCGACAGATAAACACGTCAGAGTTGTTTTGATATACGACTTGGTATCTCAAAGAACCCGACATTACTTAAATATTTTCCATCATATCGCTGGCCTAATTTTTTCTGGTTTGCTTAGTTACGCTGCATTTCAAATGGTCGAAAGCGCTTGGTTTACACCATGGGGCGAGTTTCACTTAGAAACATCGGGTACAGCATGGAATCCCCCTTTTCCAGCATTGCTCAAAGGGATCATCTTACTCACCGTCTGTTTAATGTTTGTGCAATTTATTCTGCACCTTATCAATGAAATTCAGGAATTAAGGAAAGCAAAAGATGTTTGA
- a CDS encoding TRAP transporter substrate-binding protein — protein MKHTIKNLTAAIAVALISTSALAADFTFKFQSSDPSGDKNFQVQKEWTERVSTMSGGRIEIDLLPVGAVVKHTETLDSIKMGVLDGHITATGYFSGKDPAFGLIGNMVGAWSDTRQLLEYINYGGGYELMTELYAPYGVKYIGGSTTGVESFVSKKPIDSVADLKGLKLRAPEGLVQKVFAAAGASPVNLPGSEVFTGLSKGVIDAADYTVFSTNQKAGMNDIAPHPVQPGFHSLPTIDISMSQKKWDKLPMDLQAIMTVSVRDFAQDITTQLRIADQKAVKEARANPDITIHDWPAAERKKFRQIAMGEWKTYAEGSPNAKKVYNSITSYLEEAGLL, from the coding sequence ATGAAACACACAATAAAAAACCTGACTGCTGCTATTGCTGTTGCACTAATATCAACATCAGCACTTGCAGCAGATTTTACTTTTAAATTCCAATCCAGTGATCCATCTGGCGACAAAAATTTCCAAGTACAGAAAGAATGGACTGAGCGCGTTTCGACAATGTCTGGAGGTCGAATAGAAATTGACCTGTTACCTGTAGGTGCAGTCGTTAAGCACACGGAAACTCTGGATTCTATAAAAATGGGCGTTTTAGACGGTCATATTACGGCAACAGGTTATTTCTCTGGCAAGGACCCAGCATTTGGGCTTATCGGTAACATGGTTGGTGCCTGGTCTGATACTCGTCAGCTACTTGAGTACATCAATTATGGTGGTGGTTATGAGTTGATGACTGAGCTTTATGCACCATATGGCGTTAAATACATCGGAGGGTCAACAACAGGTGTCGAATCATTTGTTTCTAAGAAACCAATCGATAGTGTCGCAGATCTTAAAGGCCTCAAGCTCCGCGCACCAGAAGGGCTAGTACAGAAAGTATTCGCAGCTGCAGGCGCTTCACCAGTAAACCTTCCAGGTTCAGAGGTATTCACTGGATTAAGCAAAGGTGTTATTGATGCCGCTGACTACACTGTGTTTTCAACCAACCAAAAAGCAGGAATGAACGATATTGCACCACATCCAGTTCAACCCGGCTTTCACTCTCTTCCAACCATTGATATATCGATGAGCCAGAAGAAATGGGACAAGCTACCCATGGATCTACAAGCCATCATGACGGTATCTGTTCGAGATTTTGCTCAGGATATAACGACTCAACTTCGAATTGCCGATCAAAAAGCCGTAAAAGAAGCACGAGCTAATCCTGATATTACTATTCATGATTGGCCAGCCGCTGAGCGCAAAAAATTCCGTCAGATTGCAATGGGTGAATGGAAAACATACGCAGAAGGCTCTCCAAACGCGAAGAAAGTATACAACTCTATTACTTCTTACCTAGAAGAAGCAGGGCTTCTATAA
- a CDS encoding valine--pyruvate transaminase, giving the protein MQFSKFGEKFNRHSGITQLMGDLNEGLRTPGAIMLGGGNPAAIPAMLDYFHQASSDMLANGKLVEAMANYDGPQGKDAFVKALAKLLSDTYGWPITEKNISLTNGSQSAFFYLFNLLAGTHADGTEKKILLPLAPEYIGYGDSGLSDDIFVSYRPEITELDNGLFKYHIDFEKLKVDDSIAAICASRPTNPTGNVLTDTEIEKLDELARKNNIPLIIDNAYGTPFPNIIFEEVKPFWNQNTILCMSLSKLGLPGVRCGIVIANDEVTQAIANINGIISLAPSGIGPAIGTYMIESGDLLQLSQMIIKPFYQQKAKHAVELLKASIKDPRFKIHKPEGAIFLWLWFDELPITSKELYARLKARGVLIIPGEYFFFGQDCTDWAHTRQCIRMNYVQDEQSMRDGITIIAEEVSKAYQE; this is encoded by the coding sequence ATGCAATTTTCTAAGTTTGGTGAAAAATTTAATCGACATTCCGGAATAACCCAACTAATGGGGGATCTAAACGAAGGCCTCCGCACCCCTGGTGCTATTATGCTCGGTGGTGGCAACCCTGCCGCGATCCCAGCAATGCTCGATTACTTCCACCAAGCCAGTAGCGATATGCTCGCCAATGGCAAACTCGTTGAAGCCATGGCGAACTATGATGGTCCTCAAGGTAAAGACGCCTTTGTAAAGGCTTTAGCAAAACTACTGAGTGATACCTACGGCTGGCCAATTACTGAAAAAAACATCAGCTTAACTAACGGCAGTCAAAGCGCATTTTTTTACCTATTCAACCTTTTAGCAGGCACACATGCTGACGGAACAGAAAAGAAAATACTGCTTCCACTCGCACCAGAATATATTGGGTATGGTGACTCAGGGCTTAGCGATGATATTTTTGTTTCCTATCGTCCAGAAATAACAGAGCTCGATAACGGGTTGTTCAAGTACCATATTGATTTCGAAAAATTAAAAGTAGATGACTCTATTGCCGCGATATGCGCCTCTCGCCCAACCAATCCAACGGGTAATGTGCTCACCGATACAGAGATTGAAAAACTGGATGAACTTGCTCGCAAAAACAATATTCCACTCATCATAGATAATGCCTATGGAACCCCGTTTCCTAACATCATCTTCGAAGAAGTGAAACCATTCTGGAATCAGAATACAATTCTATGTATGAGCTTATCTAAACTCGGCTTACCGGGTGTTCGATGTGGCATAGTGATCGCGAATGACGAAGTGACTCAAGCCATTGCCAATATAAACGGTATTATAAGCTTAGCGCCTAGTGGAATAGGGCCAGCCATTGGCACTTACATGATAGAATCTGGAGACTTATTACAACTTAGCCAGATGATCATTAAACCGTTCTATCAACAAAAAGCAAAACATGCTGTAGAGCTGCTCAAAGCTTCCATCAAAGACCCTAGATTCAAAATACATAAACCCGAAGGTGCTATATTTTTGTGGCTTTGGTTTGATGAACTGCCGATCACGTCAAAAGAGCTTTATGCCCGACTTAAAGCTCGTGGTGTGTTAATTATTCCAGGCGAATACTTCTTCTTTGGACAAGATTGCACCGACTGGGCGCATACTCGCCAATGCATACGCATGAACTATGTGCAAGATGAACAAAGTATGCGGGATGGTATTACGATCATTGCAGAAGAAGTGTCAAAGGCATATCAAGAATAA
- the glyS gene encoding glycine--tRNA ligase subunit beta, whose amino-acid sequence MAKNFLIELGTEELPPTQLRTLAEAFASNFESELKSASLTHQGVKWYASPRRLALKISDLAEGQADKVVEKRGPAISVAFDADGNPTKAAQGWARGNGITAEQADRLKTDKGEWLLFKQEVKGKPVQELVVGLAAKALANLPIAKPMRWGNKETQFIRPVKTLTILLGDELIQGDILGVASGRTIRGHRFMGEAEFTIDNADQYPVILEERGKVMVDYEARKTIILADAKKAAQAVGGIADLDDDLVEEVTSLVEWPVVLTASFEQEFLNVPSEALVYTMKGDQKYFPVYDENKNLLPKFIFVSNIESKDPRQVIEGNEKVVRPRLADAEFFFNTDRKRPLIDRLPELETAIFQKQLGTIKDKTDRIVLLAGHIAKHIGADVEKSTRAALLAKCDLMTSMVFEFTDTQGVMGMHYARHDGEDEEVAIALNEQYMPRFAGDDLPSSGISSAVSMADKLDTIVGIFGIGKAPKGSDPFALRRASLGVLRIIVENGYNLDLVELIAESKASFGDKLTNKNVEHDVIEFMLGRFRAWYQDEGFSVDIIQAVLARRPTKPTDFDQRVKAVSHFRELDAAESLAAANKRVGNILAKFDGELSEEINLALLKEDAEIALAENVEVMAEALEPAYATGDYQGALSKLADLREPVDTFFDSVMVMAEDEALKKNRLTLLNKLRNLFLQIADISLLQK is encoded by the coding sequence ATGGCTAAGAATTTTCTAATTGAATTAGGTACTGAAGAACTACCTCCAACGCAACTGCGCACACTCGCCGAAGCGTTTGCTAGCAACTTTGAATCTGAACTTAAAAGTGCGTCACTGACTCACCAAGGTGTGAAGTGGTACGCCTCTCCTCGTAGACTGGCATTGAAAATCAGTGACCTCGCGGAAGGGCAAGCGGATAAAGTGGTAGAAAAACGTGGCCCCGCTATTTCTGTCGCTTTTGATGCTGATGGAAACCCAACCAAAGCAGCTCAAGGTTGGGCCCGTGGTAACGGTATTACTGCAGAACAAGCCGATCGACTAAAAACAGATAAAGGCGAATGGCTTCTATTTAAACAAGAAGTCAAAGGTAAGCCAGTTCAAGAATTAGTAGTCGGGTTAGCCGCTAAAGCGTTAGCCAATCTGCCAATTGCTAAACCAATGCGTTGGGGTAACAAAGAAACGCAGTTTATTCGTCCAGTTAAGACTCTAACCATCCTACTTGGTGACGAGCTTATCCAAGGTGACATTCTTGGTGTCGCATCTGGTCGTACTATTCGCGGACACCGCTTCATGGGTGAAGCTGAATTTACGATAGACAATGCCGATCAATACCCGGTCATTCTCGAAGAGCGTGGTAAAGTAATGGTCGATTACGAAGCCCGTAAAACGATCATTCTTGCCGATGCTAAAAAAGCAGCCCAAGCTGTTGGCGGTATTGCCGATTTAGACGATGACCTAGTAGAAGAAGTTACCTCGCTTGTGGAATGGCCCGTTGTTCTAACCGCATCTTTTGAACAAGAGTTCCTTAACGTTCCTTCAGAAGCCCTTGTTTATACGATGAAAGGCGACCAGAAGTATTTTCCGGTCTACGACGAAAACAAAAATCTTCTTCCTAAGTTTATCTTTGTATCAAACATCGAGTCTAAAGATCCTCGTCAAGTCATCGAGGGCAACGAGAAAGTGGTTCGCCCACGCCTGGCTGATGCTGAGTTTTTCTTTAATACCGACCGCAAACGTCCTCTAATCGATCGCCTACCTGAACTGGAAACCGCTATATTCCAGAAACAACTTGGTACGATTAAAGATAAAACCGATCGCATTGTGTTATTGGCTGGTCATATTGCTAAGCACATTGGTGCGGATGTTGAAAAATCAACTCGCGCAGCCCTTCTTGCCAAATGTGACCTTATGACCTCTATGGTATTTGAGTTTACTGATACTCAAGGTGTTATGGGTATGCACTATGCTCGTCATGATGGTGAAGACGAAGAGGTCGCAATTGCACTAAACGAACAGTATATGCCGCGCTTTGCTGGCGATGATTTACCAAGTTCTGGTATCTCCTCTGCCGTTTCTATGGCAGATAAGCTCGATACCATCGTCGGTATTTTCGGTATTGGTAAAGCACCTAAAGGCAGTGACCCATTCGCTCTACGTCGTGCATCTTTAGGGGTGCTGCGTATCATTGTTGAAAATGGCTACAACTTAGATTTAGTTGAGTTAATTGCAGAATCGAAGGCTTCATTTGGCGATAAACTGACGAACAAGAATGTGGAACATGATGTCATCGAGTTTATGCTTGGTCGCTTCCGTGCTTGGTACCAAGACGAAGGCTTTAGCGTTGATATCATCCAAGCGGTACTCGCTCGTCGACCAACAAAACCAACCGATTTTGATCAACGCGTTAAAGCGGTTTCTCACTTCCGTGAATTAGATGCCGCAGAATCTTTGGCAGCAGCCAACAAACGTGTAGGCAATATCTTAGCTAAATTTGATGGCGAGCTATCCGAAGAGATCAACCTTGCTCTACTTAAAGAAGATGCTGAGATAGCACTCGCTGAAAATGTAGAAGTGATGGCTGAAGCACTTGAACCCGCTTATGCAACTGGTGATTATCAAGGCGCATTAAGCAAACTGGCTGATCTACGTGAACCTGTCGACACCTTCTTCGACTCCGTCATGGTGATGGCAGAAGATGAAGCGCTTAAGAAGAACCGTTTGACGTTGCTCAACAAGCTGCGCAATCTCTTCCTGCAAATCGCCGACATTTCGCTTTTGCAAAAATAA
- the glyQ gene encoding glycine--tRNA ligase subunit alpha, with the protein MQKYDIKTFQGMILALQDYWATQGCTIVQPLDMEVGAGTSHPMTCLRALGPEPIATAYVQPSRRPTDGRYGENPNRLQHYYQFQVIIKPSPDNIQELYLGSLEVLGVDPLVHDIRFVEDNWENPTLGAWGLGWEVWLNGMEVTQFTYFQQVGGLECKPVTGEITYGIERLAMYIQDVDSVYDLVWSDGPLGKTTYGDIFHQNEVEQSTYNFEHADVDFLFTFFDQCEKECKELLALEKPLSLPAYERILKAGHAFNLLDARKAISVTERQRYILRIRDLTKAVAEAYYASREALGFPMCKNKDEEK; encoded by the coding sequence ATGCAAAAATACGATATCAAAACCTTTCAAGGTATGATCCTCGCGCTGCAGGATTATTGGGCAACACAAGGTTGTACTATTGTTCAACCCCTAGACATGGAAGTGGGTGCAGGTACTTCTCACCCTATGACGTGCTTAAGAGCGCTTGGCCCAGAGCCAATTGCTACCGCTTATGTTCAACCATCACGCCGCCCGACAGATGGCCGCTATGGTGAAAACCCGAACCGCCTACAGCACTATTATCAATTCCAAGTTATCATCAAACCTTCTCCCGATAATATTCAAGAGCTTTATCTTGGCTCTCTTGAAGTACTAGGAGTCGATCCACTCGTTCACGATATTCGTTTTGTTGAAGATAACTGGGAAAACCCAACACTAGGTGCATGGGGCTTAGGCTGGGAAGTTTGGTTAAACGGTATGGAAGTTACTCAATTTACTTACTTCCAACAAGTAGGTGGCCTTGAGTGTAAACCTGTCACTGGCGAAATAACTTACGGCATCGAACGTCTTGCTATGTATATTCAAGATGTCGATTCTGTCTATGACTTGGTATGGTCTGACGGCCCACTAGGAAAAACCACTTACGGTGATATCTTCCACCAAAACGAAGTTGAACAGTCTACGTATAACTTTGAACACGCTGATGTCGATTTCTTATTCACTTTCTTTGATCAATGCGAAAAAGAGTGTAAAGAACTTTTGGCATTAGAAAAGCCTCTATCTCTTCCTGCTTATGAGCGTATTTTAAAAGCTGGGCACGCTTTTAACTTGCTTGATGCTCGTAAAGCCATTTCTGTGACTGAACGTCAACGCTATATCCTTCGTATTCGTGACTTAACTAAGGCCGTAGCAGAAGCGTATTACGCATCTCGTGAAGCTTTGGGTTTCCCAATGTGTAAGAACAAGGATGAGGAGAAATAG
- the tusA gene encoding sulfurtransferase TusA: MTLDTAVAHKTLEAEGLRCPEPVMMVRKTMRNMQDGEVLFIKADDPSTTRDIPSFCRFMDHQLLAAQTETAPYEYLIKKGLK, encoded by the coding sequence ATGACACTCGATACAGCTGTAGCACACAAAACTCTAGAAGCTGAAGGATTAAGATGTCCAGAACCAGTCATGATGGTCAGGAAGACAATGAGAAACATGCAAGACGGCGAAGTTTTGTTTATTAAAGCAGATGACCCTTCAACAACAAGAGACATTCCTAGTTTTTGTCGTTTTATGGATCATCAACTTTTGGCAGCACAAACAGAAACCGCCCCCTATGAGTATTTGATAAAGAAAGGACTCAAATAG
- a CDS encoding LysR family transcriptional regulator — translation MELEDIYRRDLNLLVALRVLIEERSVSKAALRLNLSQSAMSRVLGRLRNLLNDPLFTRQGQQLLPTEKALEIDSALGEPLESLRSLLSEKEFDPKSCTQSFTIATTDYAMQTILPFALPRLYREAPNVSLDLLPLQHDQLMYQLTTQGADLAICRPTSSIDSLHSEILGRVGVFCMVSNSHPLAGFELTLDDYLRYPHATIAISDGVKALIDLALKDQPERKTVIRAYHLEAALAVIDTIPLIITVPADLAYLVAERYNLVIKPLPFEFIPFEYSMIWHPRCEHSPAQEWLRNLLKEECGKLIAKRVGDLGLEG, via the coding sequence TTGGAACTGGAAGATATTTATCGACGCGATTTGAATTTGCTGGTGGCGCTTCGTGTCCTTATTGAAGAAAGAAGCGTAAGCAAAGCGGCATTGAGGCTAAATTTGAGTCAGTCTGCGATGAGCCGCGTATTAGGTCGTTTGAGAAACCTCTTAAATGATCCATTATTTACTCGCCAAGGACAGCAGTTACTACCCACTGAAAAAGCGTTAGAGATTGATAGCGCGTTGGGAGAGCCGCTCGAATCCCTGCGTTCTCTGCTGTCAGAGAAAGAATTTGACCCTAAAAGTTGTACGCAGTCTTTCACTATCGCGACAACTGATTATGCGATGCAGACAATACTGCCATTCGCATTACCACGTTTGTACCGTGAAGCCCCCAATGTATCTCTCGATCTCTTACCCCTTCAGCACGATCAGTTAATGTACCAACTGACCACTCAAGGGGCAGATCTTGCTATTTGTCGACCCACAAGCTCAATCGATTCATTGCATAGTGAGATACTCGGTAGGGTAGGCGTGTTTTGTATGGTATCGAATTCACATCCCTTAGCTGGTTTTGAACTGACTCTTGATGATTACCTTCGTTATCCTCACGCTACGATAGCGATAAGTGATGGTGTGAAAGCATTAATAGATCTGGCTTTAAAAGATCAACCAGAGAGAAAAACCGTAATACGTGCATACCATTTAGAGGCGGCTTTGGCAGTAATCGATACTATCCCGCTTATTATAACGGTCCCGGCTGACCTAGCTTATTTGGTTGCCGAAAGGTATAACTTGGTTATTAAGCCACTACCATTTGAATTTATACCATTTGAATATTCGATGATCTGGCACCCTAGATGTGAGCATTCGCCAGCTCAGGAGTGGTTAAGGAATCTTCTAAAAGAAGAGTGCGGAAAATTAATTGCTAAGCGGGTAGGGGACTTGGGATTAGAGGGGTAG
- the acuI gene encoding acrylyl-CoA reductase (NADPH), which translates to MFNALVLKQEDKRTLAAVEQIDETQLPEGEVLIAVDYSSLNYKDGLAITGKGRIIRNFPMVPGIDLAGKVISSDDSRYQEGDEVVLTGWGVGENHWGGMAEKASLKADWLVPLPKDLNSKKAMMVGTAGFTAMLCVQALIDADVKPEDGEILVTGASGGVGSVSVTLLAQLGYKVAAVTGRVEENGPLLEKLGANRIIDRVQFEEPARPLEKQIWAGAVDTVGSKVLAKVLAQMDYNSAVAACGLAGGFDLPTTVMPFILRNVRLQGVDSVSCPLEKRIAAWDKLTKLLPESYFEQACTEISLEEAPKYAEDITNGQVTGRVVIKL; encoded by the coding sequence ATGTTTAACGCTTTAGTTCTAAAACAAGAAGACAAACGCACACTTGCTGCTGTTGAACAGATCGATGAAACACAACTTCCTGAAGGGGAGGTTTTAATTGCGGTTGATTACTCATCTTTAAACTATAAAGATGGGTTAGCGATTACAGGCAAAGGCAGAATCATTCGTAATTTCCCTATGGTTCCTGGTATAGACCTTGCAGGAAAGGTTATCAGCTCTGATGATTCTCGCTATCAAGAAGGCGATGAAGTTGTGCTTACCGGTTGGGGGGTTGGTGAGAATCATTGGGGTGGTATGGCAGAAAAAGCCAGCTTAAAAGCAGATTGGCTTGTTCCTTTGCCTAAAGACCTCAATAGTAAAAAAGCGATGATGGTCGGTACAGCAGGTTTCACCGCCATGTTATGTGTTCAGGCACTGATTGATGCAGATGTAAAACCAGAAGATGGAGAAATACTGGTTACAGGTGCAAGCGGTGGTGTCGGTTCTGTCTCCGTCACATTACTCGCTCAACTTGGCTATAAAGTCGCGGCGGTTACTGGACGTGTTGAAGAAAACGGACCACTACTAGAGAAGTTAGGCGCTAACCGAATAATCGATCGCGTTCAATTTGAAGAACCAGCACGTCCATTAGAAAAACAAATTTGGGCTGGCGCCGTTGATACCGTAGGAAGTAAGGTACTTGCTAAGGTATTGGCGCAAATGGATTACAATAGTGCGGTTGCTGCTTGCGGATTGGCGGGTGGCTTTGATCTGCCAACAACAGTAATGCCATTTATCCTGCGTAACGTTCGCCTTCAAGGTGTTGACTCTGTATCTTGCCCTCTAGAAAAGCGTATTGCGGCTTGGGATAAACTGACCAAGCTTCTACCTGAAAGCTACTTTGAACAAGCTTGTACTGAGATCTCACTTGAAGAAGCACCAAAATATGCAGAAGACATTACCAATGGTCAAGTAACCGGTCGTGTCGTGATCAAACTATAA
- the fadA gene encoding acetyl-CoA C-acyltransferase FadA — translation MNNVVIVDCLRTPMGRSKGGAFRNVRAEDLSAHLMKGILARNPKVDPNQIEDIYWGCVQQTLEQGFNIARNAALLAGLPKQIGAVTVNRLCGSSMQALHDASRAIMVGDAEICLIGGVEHMGHVPMNHGVDFHPGLSKNVAKAAGMMGLTAEMLSKLHGVSRQQQDEFAARSHARAQAATVEGRFKNEILPTEGHTADGSLIQLDFDEVIRPETTVEGLSKLRPVFDPVNGTVTAGTSSALSDGASAMLVMSESKAKELGIPIRARIRSMAVSGCDPSIMGYGPVPATQKALKRAGLSVQDLGVIELNEAFAAQSLPCVKDLGLADVVDDKINLNGGAIALGHPLGCSGSRISTTLINLMETQDAQFGLATMCIGLGQGIATVFERV, via the coding sequence ATGAATAATGTTGTTATTGTTGATTGTCTTCGCACACCTATGGGTCGTTCCAAAGGTGGTGCATTTCGCAACGTTAGAGCAGAAGATCTCTCTGCACATTTAATGAAAGGTATTTTGGCTCGAAACCCTAAGGTCGATCCAAATCAAATAGAAGATATTTACTGGGGTTGTGTACAGCAAACACTAGAGCAAGGATTCAATATTGCTCGTAATGCCGCATTATTGGCGGGTCTGCCTAAACAAATTGGTGCCGTTACGGTAAACCGACTATGTGGTTCATCGATGCAAGCACTCCATGACGCTTCCCGCGCCATTATGGTAGGTGATGCTGAAATCTGCTTAATCGGTGGTGTTGAACATATGGGTCATGTACCAATGAATCATGGTGTCGATTTTCACCCAGGGTTATCTAAAAATGTAGCTAAAGCGGCAGGTATGATGGGTTTAACGGCGGAAATGCTAAGTAAATTACATGGTGTCAGCCGTCAACAACAAGATGAATTTGCAGCACGTTCACATGCTAGAGCACAAGCGGCGACGGTTGAAGGCCGATTTAAAAATGAGATTTTGCCGACGGAAGGACATACTGCTGATGGATCTCTGATTCAACTGGACTTTGATGAAGTCATTCGCCCAGAAACAACCGTTGAAGGGTTATCTAAACTTCGTCCCGTCTTTGACCCTGTCAACGGAACCGTAACCGCGGGGACTTCTTCTGCTTTATCTGACGGCGCCTCCGCGATGCTGGTTATGAGCGAAAGCAAAGCCAAAGAACTCGGTATACCTATCCGCGCACGTATTCGTTCGATGGCTGTATCCGGGTGTGATCCATCCATTATGGGATATGGTCCCGTTCCCGCGACACAAAAAGCACTGAAGCGCGCGGGACTTTCCGTACAAGACCTTGGTGTAATAGAACTGAATGAAGCCTTCGCCGCTCAATCACTTCCTTGTGTTAAAGACCTTGGGTTGGCTGATGTCGTCGATGACAAAATCAATCTAAATGGTGGCGCAATCGCATTAGGCCATCCACTAGGTTGTTCTGGTTCGCGTATATCAACAACGCTAATCAATCTGATGGAAACACAAGATGCTCAGTTTGGTTTGGCGACCATGTGTATCGGTCTGGGTCAAGGTATTGCAACCGTCTTTGAAAGGGTCTAA